Proteins encoded within one genomic window of Ovis aries strain OAR_USU_Benz2616 breed Rambouillet chromosome 1, ARS-UI_Ramb_v3.0, whole genome shotgun sequence:
- the PODN gene encoding podocan: MAQGWALLLLLLLPRQLGVVLAVRAPGFGRSSARSLSPEENEFSEEEPVLVLSPEEPGRGPATIGCPRDCACSQEGVVDCGGIDLREFPGDLPEHTNHLSLQNNQLEKIYPRELSRLHRLETLNLQNNRLTSRGLPEEAFEHLTNLNYLYLANNKLTLAPRFLPNALISVDFAANYLTKIYGLTFGQKPNLRSVYLHNNKLADAGLPDSMFNGSSNVEILILSSNFLRHVPKHLPPALYKLHLKNNKLEKIPPGAFSELSNLRELYLQNNHLTDEGLDNETFWKLSSLEYLDLSSNNLSRVPAGLPRSLVLLHLEKNAIRSVDADVLTPIRSLEYLLLHSNQLRAQGIHPRAFQGLKRLHTVHLYNNALERVPSGLPRRVRTLMILHNQITGIGRDDFATTYYLEELNLSYNRITSPQVHRDAFRKLRLLRSLDLSGNRLHTLPPGLPRNVHVLKIKRNELVALARGALAGMAQLRELYLTGNRLRNRALGPRAWTDLSGLQLLDIAGNQLTEIPGGLPESLEYLYLQNNKISAVPANAFDATPNLKGIFLRFNKLAVGSVVESAFRKLKHLQVLDIEGNFEFGDVSKDRGRLEKEEEEEDDDDEEEEERR, encoded by the exons ATGGCCCAGGGCTGGgcgctgctgctcctgctgctgttgCCGCGGCAGCTGGGAGTGGTGCTCGCCGTGAGGGCCCCAGGGTTTGGCCGAAGCAGCGCCCGCAGCCTGAGCCCCGAAGAGAATGAATTCTCCGAGGAGGAGCCGGTGTTAGTCCTGAGCCCTGAGGAGCCGGGGCGCGGCCCAGCCACCATCGGCTGCCCTCGAGACTGCGCCTGCTCCCAGGAGGGGGTCGTGGACTGCGGCGGCATCGACCTGCGCGAGTTCCCGGGGGACCTGCCTGAGCACACCAACCACCTGTCCTTGCAG AACAACCAGCTGGAGAAGATCTATCCCAGGGAGCTCTCCCGACTGCATCGGCTGGAGACGCTGAACCTCCAGAACAACCGCCTGACTTCCCGAG GGCTCCCGGAGGAGGCATTTGAGCATCTGACCAACCTCAATTACCTGTACCTGGCCAATAACAAG CTGACCTTGGCACCCCGCTTCCTGCCAAATGCCCTGATCAGTGTGGACTTCGCTGCCAACTATCTCACTAAGATCTACGGGCTCACCTTTGGTCAGAAGCCAAACttgag GTCCGTGTATCTGCACAACAACAAGCTGGCGGACGCCGGGCTGCCGGACAGCATGTTCAATGGCTCCAGCAACGTTGAGATCCTCATCCTGTCCAGCAACTTCCTGCGCCATGTGCCCAAGCACTTGCCGCCCGCCCTCTACAAACTGCACCtcaag AACAACAAGCTGGAGAAGATCCCACCAGGTGCCTTCAGCGAGCTGAGCAACCTGCGTGAGCTGTACCTGCAGAACAACCACCTGACTGATGAGGGCCTGGACAATGAGACCTTCTG GAAGCTCTCCAGCCTGGAGTACCTGGATCTGTCCAGCAACAACCTGTCGCGGGTCCCGGCGGGGCTGCCGCGCAGCCTGGTGCTGCTGCACCTGGAGAAGAACGCCATCCGGAGCGTGGACGCAGACGTGCTGACCCCCATCCGCAGTCTCGAGTACCTGCTGCTGCACAGCAACCAGCTGCGCGCGCAGGGCATCCACCCGCGGGCCTTCCAGGGCCTCAAGCGGCTGCACACGGTGCACCTGTACAACAACGCGCTGGAGCGCGTGCCCAGCGGCCTGCCCCGCCGCGTGCGCACCCTCATGATCCTGCACAACCAGATCACCGGCATCGGCCGCGACGACTTTGCCACCACCTACTACCTGGAGGAGCTCAACCTCAGCTACAACCGCATCACCAGTCCACAGGTGCACCGCGACGCCTTCCGAAAGCTGCGTCTGCTGCGCTCACTGGACCTTTCCGGCAACCGGCTGCACACCCTACCGCCTGGGCTGCCACGCAACGTGCACGTGCTGAAGATCAAGCGCAATGAGCTGGTCGCCCTGGCGCGTGGGGCGCTGGCCGGCATGGCCCAGCTGCGAGAGCTCTACCTCACCGGCAACCGGCTGCGCAACCGGGCCCTGGGACCCCGTGCCTGGACTGACCTCTCCGGTCTGCAG CTGCTCGACATTGCCGGGAATCAGCTCACGGAGATCCCCGGGGGGCTCCCAGAGTCGCTGGAGTACCTGTACCTGCAGAATAACAAGATTAGTGCCGTGCCCGCCAATGCCTTTGACGCCACACCCAACCTCAAAGGGATTTTTCTCAG GTTTAACAAGCTGGCCGTGGGCTCCGTGGTGGAGAGTGCCTTCCGGAAGCTGAAGCACCTGCAGGTCTTGGACATAGAGGGCAACTTTGAGTTTGGTGACGTTTCCAAGGACCGGGGCCggttggagaaggaagaggaggaggaggacgatgacgacgaggaggaagaggaaaggcgATAG